One region of Ardenticatena maritima genomic DNA includes:
- a CDS encoding tRNA uridine-5-carboxymethylaminomethyl modification enzyme MnmG/GidA produces MYYDVIVIGGGHAGCEAALAAARMGMKTLLLTMNLDQIAYMACNPSIGGPAKGHLVREIDALGGEMARAIDRSAIQIRMLNESKGPAVQALRAQADKRLYSWLMKMEMERVPNLHLRQDRVDDLIVEGGRIKGVKVSLGRVYEAGAVVATTGTFLHGRLITGDVIRSGGRAGEGAAHSLSDAYRRLGFQLGRLKTGTPPRVDARTIDFSKTKVQPGSTRPLYFSFSYPDAGIFPPENIITRLGPPNPVYPIPPEAEEAMRWRPQLPCYLVYTNPEFHEIVRANLDRAPMFTGVIEGVGPRYCPSIEDKIVRFAEKEAHGLFLEPEGWLTGEVYIQGCNTSLPEDVQWAMVRTIPALRHAELMRIGYAVEYDYVPPMQLKASLETKLVDGLFHAGQLNGTTGYEEAAAQGLIAGINAALYVQGKPPLILGRDEAYIGVLIDDLVTSEITEPYRQMTGRAEFRLLLRQDNADLRLTHHGYRVGLVSRERYEAVEAKRNRVAEELARLERTFLKPRDVNDILVAHGFEPIDDGVQALQFLRRPEATYDLIAKLTPPPQPLTEDEAEQVQIQAKYAGYIEKQLAEVERMRRLEDRIIPDDIDYFSLHGLRKEAREKLDRFRPRTVGQAARIYGVNPADISVLLVHLERMGKASAYEE; encoded by the coding sequence ATGTACTATGACGTGATTGTGATTGGTGGTGGGCATGCCGGGTGCGAGGCCGCACTGGCAGCCGCCCGCATGGGTATGAAAACCTTGTTGCTCACCATGAACCTGGACCAAATCGCCTACATGGCGTGCAACCCCAGCATTGGGGGCCCCGCCAAAGGCCACCTCGTGCGTGAAATTGACGCGCTGGGGGGCGAAATGGCGCGCGCGATTGACCGCAGCGCCATTCAAATTCGCATGCTGAATGAGTCCAAGGGGCCGGCCGTGCAGGCGCTACGCGCCCAAGCCGATAAGCGGCTCTACTCCTGGCTCATGAAGATGGAAATGGAGCGCGTCCCCAATTTGCACTTGCGCCAGGACCGCGTGGATGACTTGATTGTGGAAGGTGGACGCATCAAGGGCGTCAAGGTCTCGTTGGGGCGTGTGTATGAAGCCGGCGCGGTTGTCGCGACGACGGGCACGTTTTTGCATGGGCGTCTCATCACGGGCGATGTGATTCGCTCTGGCGGGCGTGCCGGCGAAGGGGCGGCGCACAGCCTGAGCGACGCGTACCGCCGCCTCGGTTTCCAACTGGGGCGTTTGAAGACGGGCACGCCGCCGCGTGTGGACGCGCGCACCATTGATTTCAGCAAAACCAAGGTGCAGCCGGGCAGTACGCGCCCGCTCTACTTTTCGTTCTCCTATCCCGATGCGGGCATTTTCCCGCCTGAAAACATCATCACACGCTTGGGACCGCCCAACCCCGTGTACCCCATCCCGCCTGAGGCGGAAGAAGCCATGCGCTGGCGGCCGCAATTGCCTTGCTATCTGGTTTATACCAACCCTGAGTTCCACGAGATTGTGCGCGCCAACCTCGACCGCGCGCCCATGTTCACCGGCGTTATCGAGGGGGTGGGACCGCGCTACTGTCCCAGCATTGAAGATAAAATTGTGCGCTTTGCCGAAAAAGAGGCGCATGGGCTTTTCCTTGAACCCGAAGGATGGCTGACGGGAGAAGTTTACATTCAAGGGTGCAACACCAGCCTGCCCGAAGATGTGCAGTGGGCAATGGTGCGCACCATTCCCGCCTTGCGCCATGCCGAATTGATGCGTATCGGCTACGCTGTCGAGTATGATTACGTGCCGCCCATGCAACTCAAAGCCAGCCTGGAAACCAAACTGGTTGATGGGCTCTTCCATGCCGGACAACTCAACGGTACCACCGGCTATGAAGAAGCCGCCGCACAGGGGCTTATCGCGGGCATCAACGCCGCGCTCTACGTGCAAGGCAAACCGCCGCTCATTCTTGGGCGCGATGAAGCCTATATCGGCGTCCTGATTGACGACCTCGTGACCAGCGAAATCACCGAACCCTACCGCCAGATGACGGGGCGCGCCGAGTTCCGCTTGCTGCTGCGCCAGGACAACGCCGATTTGCGCCTGACGCACCACGGCTACCGTGTCGGTCTCGTCTCGCGTGAGCGGTACGAAGCGGTGGAAGCCAAGCGCAATCGCGTCGCCGAGGAACTGGCGCGCTTGGAGCGCACGTTCCTCAAACCGCGCGATGTGAACGACATTCTGGTGGCGCATGGGTTTGAACCGATTGATGACGGCGTGCAGGCGTTGCAATTCTTGCGCCGCCCCGAAGCCACCTACGATTTGATCGCCAAATTGACGCCGCCGCCGCAACCGCTGACCGAGGACGAAGCCGAGCAAGTCCAGATTCAGGCGAAATATGCGGGCTACATTGAGAAGCAGTTGGCGGAAGTTGAACGGATGCGCCGCCTGGAAGACCGCATCATCCCTGATGATATTGACTACTTTTCACTGCATGGCTTGCGCAAAGAAGCCCGCGAAAAACTGGACCGCTTCCGCCCGCGCACTGTTGGGCAGGCGGCGCGTATCTATGGTGTCAATCCGGCTGACATTAGTGTGTTGCTGGTGCACCTGGAACGGATGGGCAAGGCGTCGGCTTACGAGGAATAG
- a CDS encoding phosphatase PAP2 family protein — protein sequence MWARTLLTTLLLSLLTGGLLGFVAVRTNIILEIFIIGAGILLGLACAIAWPKEISGRAAFALFVVFGWILLWTANIMLRTGGSLALVTPPLLLKAMPLTFLDFIFEVYAVFAACWAWDFWLRRKGLRQPYQLTESERRQYDILLMQILTIGIIGLASIITRTFPSIGLLSLLLIGMFGFYPRHRAFLLDFAPILFMLLSYDSLRLFADDLTPNELHITDLIAWERTLLGGHIANVVLQNWLWDRSFSPLLDNIALAFYYSHYILPIILMVIVWQLYPRFYWPLVGGIVVLAYMAFITYILFPAAPPWWAAHFGYLEGVRAFHSIDILLNSPNPVAAMPSLHMAMPTYLALFGTMLWRKRGLWLWIFPLGVAFATIYLGHHYVVDLLAGMVYAFFVFAGVYLWIHRHRHLTT from the coding sequence ATGTGGGCGCGCACCTTGTTGACAACGTTGCTCCTCAGCCTGCTGACAGGGGGGCTACTCGGCTTTGTTGCCGTGCGCACCAATATCATTCTGGAAATTTTCATTATCGGCGCGGGGATACTCCTGGGGCTGGCATGTGCTATTGCATGGCCAAAGGAGATATCCGGGCGCGCCGCCTTTGCATTATTTGTCGTTTTCGGATGGATTTTGCTTTGGACGGCGAACATCATGTTGCGAACCGGCGGTTCTTTGGCGCTGGTCACGCCACCTCTGCTCCTGAAAGCCATGCCTCTCACGTTTCTTGACTTCATTTTTGAAGTCTACGCTGTCTTTGCGGCTTGCTGGGCATGGGACTTTTGGTTGCGGCGAAAAGGTCTTCGCCAGCCGTATCAACTGACAGAAAGCGAACGCCGGCAATACGATATTCTCCTCATGCAAATTCTCACCATTGGCATCATTGGGCTCGCGAGTATCATAACGCGCACATTTCCATCAATTGGGTTATTGAGCCTGTTGCTTATAGGTATGTTTGGCTTCTACCCACGCCACCGCGCCTTTCTTTTGGATTTTGCACCTATCCTGTTCATGCTTCTTAGTTATGACTCATTGCGCCTTTTTGCCGACGATTTGACCCCCAACGAATTGCATATTACCGACCTCATCGCTTGGGAACGCACACTTCTGGGTGGTCATATTGCTAACGTTGTCCTGCAAAACTGGCTGTGGGACCGTTCCTTTAGCCCGTTACTTGACAACATCGCATTGGCTTTTTATTACAGCCATTATATTCTCCCCATCATCCTCATGGTGATTGTCTGGCAACTCTACCCGCGTTTTTACTGGCCTTTGGTGGGCGGTATAGTCGTCCTGGCGTATATGGCTTTCATCACTTACATTCTTTTTCCTGCCGCGCCCCCCTGGTGGGCCGCCCATTTTGGGTATCTGGAAGGTGTCCGCGCTTTTCATTCCATTGACATCCTGCTGAATTCCCCCAACCCTGTTGCCGCGATGCCGTCACTCCATATGGCAATGCCTACCTATCTGGCGCTCTTTGGCACCATGCTCTGGCGAAAGCGAGGGCTTTGGCTTTGGATTTTTCCGCTCGGCGTTGCCTTCGCCACAATCTATCTTGGGCACCACTATGTCGTGGACTTGCTCGCCGGCATGGTGTACGCCTTCTTCGTCTTTGCAGGTGTGTATCTGTGGATACATCGCCATCGTCACCTCACAACCTGA
- the tatA gene encoding twin-arginine translocase TatA/TatE family subunit, giving the protein MPNLGVPELLIILVIVVIFFGVGRLPELGGALGRSIREFRKATTEDDTPSTEEKEA; this is encoded by the coding sequence ATGCCCAATCTAGGTGTGCCTGAACTACTGATTATCCTGGTCATCGTGGTGATTTTCTTCGGCGTCGGACGTTTGCCCGAACTGGGGGGGGCGCTGGGGCGCAGCATTCGCGAATTCCGCAAAGCCACTACGGAAGACGATACCCCCTCGACCGAAGAAAAAGAAGCCTGA
- the tig gene encoding trigger factor, translated as MNIERKDLENAQVELTITVDEKRVEEAKKAAARKLAREVKIPGFRPGKAPYHIVVQRVGEAAVLEEALETLVPKVVEEAIEQEGIEPWSYRYIDLNVESLSPLTIKAIVPLPPKVELGDLSSIEIEQEDIEVTEDEINAVLENLREQRAMLMPTTGPAEYGDVATIDLVGTLVSGETVLELKGHEVELQPMFEEEEETSEIAVAGEEEKPQPKPDIMRELKGMVLNQTKEFTLTYPEDWPDDRIAGRTVMYKATLLDLKRRVLPELDDELAQAVGDFETIEDLRNQVRENLYEEARQAARSRLVEQVLDKVAEVSTIVYPPAMVEAVIDSRLHELEHQLQVYGLNLEQYLQLLNKTLDDLREEYREAAEKDLRRELVLYEYAKERNIEIEQDEYQKEASMALTNLLQSGADPSVLQDENLAREIARGLYQRKALNKLVAEVTGQPEEPLFPKELEEAWARAEAEEAEGGEETEADEETANEADAENEAAEQPEAEASEDETPAESDA; from the coding sequence TTGAACATCGAACGCAAAGACCTGGAAAATGCACAGGTTGAATTGACCATCACTGTTGACGAGAAACGCGTCGAAGAAGCCAAAAAAGCCGCCGCCCGCAAACTGGCGCGCGAAGTAAAAATTCCCGGCTTCCGCCCAGGGAAAGCACCCTACCACATCGTCGTACAGCGGGTTGGCGAAGCCGCCGTGCTTGAAGAAGCACTGGAAACACTCGTCCCCAAAGTCGTCGAAGAAGCCATCGAGCAAGAAGGCATCGAACCGTGGAGTTATCGCTACATTGACCTCAACGTCGAAAGCCTTTCACCGCTCACCATCAAAGCCATCGTGCCGCTCCCGCCCAAAGTCGAATTGGGTGATTTGAGCAGCATCGAAATTGAGCAAGAAGACATCGAAGTCACCGAAGACGAAATTAACGCTGTGCTGGAAAACCTGCGCGAGCAGCGCGCCATGCTCATGCCCACCACCGGCCCCGCTGAATACGGCGACGTGGCGACGATTGACCTGGTGGGAACTTTGGTGAGCGGCGAAACCGTCCTCGAACTGAAAGGGCATGAAGTGGAATTGCAGCCCATGTTCGAGGAAGAGGAAGAAACTTCCGAAATCGCGGTGGCGGGCGAAGAAGAAAAGCCCCAGCCCAAGCCCGACATCATGCGCGAATTGAAGGGCATGGTCCTCAACCAGACCAAAGAATTCACGCTCACCTACCCTGAAGACTGGCCTGATGATCGCATCGCAGGGCGCACCGTCATGTACAAAGCGACCCTGCTGGATTTGAAGCGCCGCGTCCTTCCCGAACTGGATGACGAACTGGCGCAAGCCGTGGGCGACTTTGAAACCATTGAAGACCTGCGCAACCAGGTGCGCGAAAACCTCTACGAAGAAGCGCGTCAAGCGGCGCGTTCGCGGCTTGTGGAGCAAGTGCTCGACAAAGTGGCCGAAGTCAGCACCATCGTCTATCCGCCCGCCATGGTCGAAGCCGTCATTGACTCGCGGCTCCACGAACTGGAACACCAATTGCAGGTGTACGGGCTCAACCTCGAACAATACCTGCAACTGCTCAACAAGACGCTCGACGACCTGCGCGAAGAATACCGCGAAGCCGCCGAAAAAGACTTGCGCCGCGAACTCGTCCTGTACGAGTATGCCAAAGAACGCAATATCGAAATCGAACAGGACGAATATCAGAAAGAAGCCTCGATGGCGCTCACAAACCTGCTCCAAAGCGGCGCCGACCCCTCGGTTTTGCAAGATGAAAACCTGGCGCGTGAAATTGCCCGCGGGCTCTATCAGCGCAAAGCCCTGAACAAACTTGTCGCCGAAGTCACAGGGCAACCCGAAGAACCACTCTTCCCCAAAGAACTGGAAGAAGCCTGGGCGCGCGCCGAAGCAGAAGAAGCCGAAGGCGGCGAGGAAACCGAAGCCGATGAAGAAACCGCAAACGAAGCGGACGCCGAAAATGAAGCCGCCGAACAGCCCGAGGCCGAAGCAAGCGAAGACGAAACACCCGCTGAAAGCGACGCCTAA